One Spea bombifrons isolate aSpeBom1 chromosome 1, aSpeBom1.2.pri, whole genome shotgun sequence DNA window includes the following coding sequences:
- the GALT gene encoding galactose-1-phosphate uridylyltransferase produces MESAEPETAAAFHPSEHQHVRYNPLRDEWVLVSAHRMRRPWQGQVEKPPEENIPRCDPGNPLCPGAKRAGGEVNPEYSGTFVFENDFPALQPDAPEPGPSEHPLLQAKSAQGICQVMCFHPWSDITLPLMSTQEIRVVIDKWAEIMEDLGATYPWVQIFENKGAMMGCSNPHPHCQIWASNFLPNEAQIEDRTQRGYLGEHGVPMLLEYGRLEEKRRERVVLDNEHWLVVVPYWAVWPFQTLLLPRRHVTRLQDLSDAERDSLASIMKRLLCKYDNLFDISFPYSMGWHGAPTGSHLSDDCSHWQLHAHYFPPLLRSATVRKFMVGYEMLAQAQRDLTAEQAAERLRCLPEEHYKLRDLGASSVK; encoded by the exons ATGGAGTCAGCTGAGCCGGAGACAGCCGCCGCCTTCCACCCCAGCG AACATCAGCACGTTCGGTATAACCCGCTGCGTGATGAATGGGTGCTGGTGTCTGCCCATCGCATGAGGCGGCCGTGGCAGGGTCAGGTGGAGAAACCTCCGGAGGAAAACATTCCCAGATGTGATCCGGGTAACCCGCTGTGCCCAGGGGCCAAGAGAGCCGGCGGGGAG GTGAATCCGGAATATTCCGGGACGTTTGTCTTTGAAAATGATTTTCCAGCTTTGCAGCCGGATGCCCCAGAGCCAG GTCCCAGCGAACACCCGCTGCTGCAAGCAAAGTCTGCCCAAGGGATCTG CCAGGTCATGTGCTTCCACCCCTGGTCAGACATTACTCTTCCGCTGATGTCCACGCAGGAGATCCGGGTGGTGATTGACAAGTGGGCAGAGATCATGGAAGATTTGGGGGCCACGTACCCTTGGGTTCAG ATCTTTGAGAATAAAGGCGCCATGATGGGCTGCTCCAACCCCCACCCGCACTGCCAG ATCTGGGCCAGTAACTTCCTTCCTAACGAAGCCCAGATAGAGGACAGAACGCAGAGGGGCTACCTGGGCGAGCACGGAGTCCCCATGTTACTGGAGTACGGGAGGCTGGAGGAAAAGCGCAGG GAGCGCGTGGTGCTGGATAACGAGCACTGGTTGGTGGTTGTTCCTTACTGGGCCGTCTGGCCGTTCCAGACTCTTCTCCTGCCCCGTCGGCACGTCACCCGCCTGCAGGACCTGAGCGACGCAGAGAGAGACA GCCTGGCCTCCATCATGAAGCGCCTTCTCTGTAAATACGACAATTTGTTTGACATCTCCTTCCCGTACTCGATGGGCTGGCACG GGGCTCCCACCGGCTCCCATCTCTCTGATGACTGCAGCCACTGGCAGCTGCATGCGCATTACTTCCCCCCACTCCTGCGCTCAGCCACTGTGCGCAAGTTCATGGTGGGATACGAGATGTTGGCTCAGGCGCAGAGAGACCTCACTGCAGAGCAG GCGGCCGAGCGTCTCCGGTGCCTCCCCGAGGAACATTACAAGCTGAGAGATTTGGGGGCATCGTCGGTGAAGTGA
- the SIGMAR1 gene encoding sigma non-opioid intracellular receptor 1, translated as MVCCSSRMLWAAVLLAMLAGLVHLLQAWLSNKSYEFSREEIAMLAKEYSGLDYEVAFSKMITELRRKHPGHILPDEDLQWVFVNAGGWMGSMCLLHASLTEYVLLFGTAVDTSGHSGRYWAEISDTILSGTFRQWKEGTTKSEIFYPGDTIVHAAGEATSVQWSAGTWMVEYGRGFIPSTLGFALSDTFFGTQDFLTFFYTIRVYARGLLLEANTYLTELGVF; from the exons ATGGTGTGCTGCTCCTCCCGCATGCTCTGGGCCGCCGTGCTGCTGGCAATGCTGGCCGGGCTGGTGCACCTGCTGCAGGCCTGGCTCAGCAACAAGTCCTACGAGTTCAGCCGGGAGGAGATCGCCATGCTGGCCAAGGAGTACTCGG GTTTGGATTACGAGGTGGCTTTTTCCAAGATGATCACGGAGCTGCGGAGGAAGCACCCGGGGCACATCCTGCCGGACGAGGACCTGCAGTGGGTGTTTGTGAACGCCGGGGGCTGGATGGGCTCCATGTGCCTCCTCCACGCCTCCCTCACCGAGTACGTGCTGCTGTTCGGGACGGCCGTGGACACGAGTGGCCACTCAG GCCGCTACTGGGCAGAGATCTCGGACACCATTCTCTCCGGAACGTTCCGCCAGTGGAAGGAAGGCACCACCAAGAGCGAGATCTTTTACCCAG GAGACACCATCGTGCATGCGGCGGGGGAGGCCACGTCTGTGCAGTGGAGCGCCGGCACGTGGATGGTGGAGTACGGCCGCGGCTTCATCCCCTCCACGCTGGGCTTCGCTTTGTCCGACACGTTCTTCGGCACTCAGGACTTCCTCACCTTCTTCTACACGATCCGCGTCTACGCCCGGGGGCTGCTGCTGGAGGCCAACACCTACCTGACCGAGCTGGGGGTCTTCTAA